The Magnetospirillum sp. 15-1 genome has a window encoding:
- a CDS encoding class 1 fructose-bisphosphatase, protein MPYKRITLTHFLLQEQRRLGGSGSFTALMTDIIFACKMISHEVNRGALAGNLGVAGSENVQGEEQKKLDVLANDIFLHMNALGGSYAGMASEELEDVHAVKGAAEGKYLLLFDPLDGSSNIDVNISVGSIFSILKLPEGVNTIEEAAFLQKGVTQVAAGYALYGSSTMLVLTTGNGVNGFTLDQNVGMFLLTHPNMTIPADTKEFAINSSRERFWEPPVKRYIDECRQGKEGPRGKDFNMRWVASMVAEVHRILCRGGVFLYPADSENIKKGGKLRLMYEANPMAFIIEQAGGAATTGRGRMMEVQPTALHQRVPVILGSKNEVERIGAYHAEYDAKK, encoded by the coding sequence ATGCCGTACAAGAGGATCACGCTGACCCACTTCCTGTTGCAGGAGCAGCGCCGCCTGGGCGGGTCGGGTTCGTTCACCGCGCTGATGACCGACATCATCTTCGCCTGCAAGATGATCTCGCACGAGGTCAACCGCGGCGCGCTGGCCGGCAATCTCGGCGTGGCGGGGTCCGAGAACGTCCAGGGCGAGGAGCAGAAGAAGCTCGACGTGCTGGCCAACGATATCTTCCTGCACATGAACGCCCTGGGCGGTTCGTATGCCGGCATGGCCTCGGAAGAGCTGGAGGACGTGCACGCCGTCAAGGGGGCGGCCGAGGGCAAGTACCTGCTGCTGTTCGATCCGCTGGACGGGTCGAGCAACATCGACGTCAACATCTCGGTGGGGTCGATCTTCTCGATCCTCAAGCTGCCCGAGGGCGTCAATACCATCGAGGAGGCCGCCTTCCTGCAGAAGGGCGTGACCCAGGTGGCGGCCGGCTATGCCCTCTACGGCTCGTCGACCATGCTGGTGCTGACCACCGGCAACGGGGTCAACGGCTTCACCCTGGACCAGAATGTCGGCATGTTCCTGCTGACCCATCCCAACATGACCATTCCGGCCGACACCAAGGAATTCGCCATCAATTCCTCGCGCGAGCGGTTCTGGGAACCGCCGGTGAAGCGCTATATCGACGAGTGCCGCCAGGGCAAGGAAGGCCCCAGGGGCAAGGATTTCAACATGCGCTGGGTGGCCTCCATGGTGGCCGAGGTGCATCGCATCCTCTGTCGCGGCGGCGTCTTCCTCTATCCGGCGGATTCCGAGAACATCAAGAAGGGCGGCAAGCTGCGGCTGATGTACGAAGCCAATCCCATGGCCTTCATCATCGAGCAGGCGGGCGGGGCCGCCACCACCGGCCGGGGCCGCATGATGGAGGTCCAACCGACCGCCCTGCACCAGCGGGTGCCGGTGATCCTGGGCTCCAAGAACGAAGTGGAGCGCATCGGCGCCTACCACGCCGAATACGACGCCAAGAAATAA
- the hybE gene encoding [NiFe]-hydrogenase assembly chaperone HybE, translated as MADPLSPADQPRIRELVSVFARIGEERMKDLGLYNPELQVEAVGFRRWQGWLAGILVTPWFMNFMLLPGPETENLAGVEPGSRRRIDLPKGQVVFVVGEVEEVGPYLSHSIHSPMGQFPDHASASTTAWAAVGPYFQEPGEEPAAGCGFGWGVNKGP; from the coding sequence ATGGCCGATCCCCTGTCCCCCGCCGATCAGCCTCGCATCCGCGAGCTGGTGAGCGTTTTCGCGCGTATCGGCGAGGAGCGCATGAAGGATTTGGGCCTCTACAATCCCGAACTTCAGGTGGAGGCGGTGGGCTTTCGCCGGTGGCAGGGCTGGCTGGCCGGCATCCTGGTGACCCCGTGGTTCATGAACTTCATGCTGCTGCCCGGACCGGAGACCGAGAATCTGGCCGGCGTCGAGCCGGGCTCGCGCCGCCGCATCGACCTGCCCAAGGGCCAGGTGGTGTTCGTGGTCGGCGAGGTCGAGGAGGTCGGTCCCTACCTCTCCCACTCCATCCATTCGCCCATGGGCCAGTTCCCCGACCACGCCAGCGCCTCGACCACCGCCTGGGCGGCCGTCGGCCCCTATTTCCAGGAGCCGGGCGAGGAGCCCGCCGCCGGATGCGGCTTCGGCTGGGGCGTCAACAAGGGGCCATGA
- a CDS encoding SUMF1/EgtB/PvdO family nonheme iron enzyme — MRKQAAALVLLLPLALPATAGEWRPCPQCPPMVGIPAGTAMMGDDGSNFANEKPAVPVTISRPFALSATEVTFDEWQKCVAAKACKGGQDDHTWGRGKRPVINITWDDARAYAAWVGKSSGLTCRLPSEAEWEYAARAGTSTGYWWGEEAGNDRLNCRDCLGKEPPYGSRPARSFPPNPWGLYEMNGNVWEWTADCWTPDHSSPAATGDNACRDKVVKGGSWYYFSAMSRASARAKNDAAVWSYNIGIRVLCELPEAKEAK, encoded by the coding sequence ATGAGGAAACAGGCCGCCGCCCTCGTCCTGCTGCTGCCGCTCGCCCTCCCGGCCACCGCCGGGGAATGGCGGCCCTGCCCGCAATGCCCTCCCATGGTCGGCATTCCGGCCGGCACCGCCATGATGGGCGACGACGGCTCCAACTTCGCCAACGAGAAGCCGGCGGTGCCGGTGACCATTTCCCGTCCCTTCGCCCTGTCGGCCACCGAGGTGACCTTCGACGAGTGGCAGAAATGCGTGGCCGCCAAGGCCTGCAAGGGCGGCCAGGACGACCACACCTGGGGCAGGGGCAAGCGGCCGGTGATCAACATCACCTGGGATGATGCGCGGGCCTATGCCGCCTGGGTGGGAAAATCCAGCGGGCTGACCTGCCGCCTGCCCAGCGAGGCCGAATGGGAATACGCCGCGCGGGCCGGCACCTCCACCGGCTACTGGTGGGGCGAGGAGGCGGGCAACGACCGGCTCAACTGCCGCGACTGCCTGGGCAAGGAACCGCCCTATGGTTCACGCCCGGCCAGAAGCTTTCCGCCCAACCCCTGGGGGCTCTACGAGATGAACGGCAACGTCTGGGAATGGACGGCCGATTGCTGGACCCCCGACCATTCCAGTCCCGCCGCCACCGGCGACAACGCCTGCCGCGACAAGGTGGTCAAGGGCGGCTCGTGGTATTACTTCTCCGCCATGTCGCGGGCCTCGGCGCGGGCCAAGAACGATGCTGCCGTGTGGAGCTACAATATCGGCATCCGGGTACTGTGCGAGTTGCCCGAGGCAAAGGAGGCGAAATGA
- a CDS encoding cupin domain-containing protein: MTKDRFPIAIEAAAADPRLRPSIYPEPFASMMEGRVKHPLGDLFGLANFGVNLTRLAPGAVSALRHAHARQDEFIYILDGTPTLVTDAGETPLAPGMCAGFKAGTGDGHHLVNNGDTQVVYLEIGDRTPGDAAIYPDDDIAAEQTPDGKWRFLHKDGTPY; the protein is encoded by the coding sequence ATGACCAAGGACAGGTTCCCCATCGCCATCGAGGCGGCCGCCGCCGACCCCAGACTCCGCCCGTCCATCTACCCCGAGCCCTTCGCCTCCATGATGGAGGGGCGGGTCAAGCACCCGCTGGGCGATCTGTTCGGGCTGGCCAATTTCGGCGTCAACCTCACCCGGCTGGCGCCGGGAGCGGTCTCGGCGCTCCGCCATGCCCATGCCCGCCAGGACGAGTTCATCTATATCCTGGACGGCACGCCGACCCTGGTCACCGATGCCGGCGAAACGCCCCTCGCCCCCGGCATGTGCGCCGGTTTCAAGGCCGGCACCGGCGATGGCCACCATCTGGTCAACAACGGCGATACCCAGGTGGTCTACCTGGAGATCGGCGACCGCACGCCGGGCGACGCCGCCATCTATCCCGACGACGACATCGCCGCCGAGCAGACGCCCGACGGCAAGTGGCGCTTCCTGCACAAGGACGGCACGCCCTATTAG
- a CDS encoding 4Fe-4S binding protein: MKVGGKRVMVCSCEGTMPLDVKALAKALGTEPPEQVYFQLCRSQADAFRQAVASGEDLLVACGQEAPLFAELARLAEAPEPTCVDIRDRAGWSAEAARATPKIAALINEAALEPEPTPSVTLTSEGSVLILGLGQEVLDAARRLGAERAVTCLLLPGHESDLVPPAVRALGLFRGKPLRATGHLGAFKISVADLAGASPSSRGALAFEAAVGGRDLSADLVLDLTGQPALLAPRDGWFRVDPRDKVALERALAEIGGLVGEFEKPRWIRIEAAICAHSRNGQVACTRCLDACPSGALSPLGDAASVDAHVCGGHGSCAAVCPTGAIRFDVPAGNGLYNRLGALLETHRAAGGGSPVLLVHEEAGGEALSALSRFGDGLPADVIPMQVAAVAALGPDFLLSALSKGAGEVVVLADPARRNDLDGVRSAVALANRVAEGLGWPCRTRLETEADPAAIAPLIAARAPKAVDPAAEFLVLGGKRQTLGLALTHLHRHAPNPVDVLALEPGDPFGTIVVDQAKCTLCMACVSACPPHALSGHPDKPSLGIQEVNCVQCGLCRVTCPEKAVTLVPRLAFGPDTRVRAVLKEEEPYQCIRCGKPFASKSVIERMTERMSGHAMFKGTGKLDLIKMCEDCRVVAQYELEVGNRPLAGAAPPVTRTTEDYLKERDGKS, encoded by the coding sequence ATGAAGGTCGGCGGCAAGCGGGTGATGGTGTGTTCGTGCGAGGGAACCATGCCCCTCGACGTCAAGGCCCTGGCCAAGGCGCTGGGAACCGAGCCGCCGGAACAGGTGTATTTCCAGCTCTGCCGCTCTCAGGCCGATGCCTTCCGCCAGGCCGTCGCCTCGGGCGAGGACCTGCTGGTGGCTTGCGGCCAGGAGGCGCCGCTGTTCGCCGAACTGGCCCGGCTGGCCGAGGCGCCCGAGCCCACTTGCGTCGATATCCGCGACCGTGCCGGCTGGTCGGCAGAGGCCGCCCGCGCCACGCCCAAGATCGCCGCCCTGATCAACGAGGCGGCGCTGGAGCCTGAGCCCACCCCCAGCGTGACGCTGACCAGCGAAGGCTCGGTGCTGATCCTGGGGCTGGGCCAGGAGGTGCTGGACGCCGCCCGGCGTCTTGGGGCCGAGCGCGCCGTGACCTGTCTGCTGCTGCCCGGCCACGAATCCGATCTGGTGCCGCCCGCCGTGCGGGCGCTGGGCCTGTTCCGGGGCAAGCCGTTGCGCGCCACGGGCCATCTCGGCGCCTTCAAGATCAGTGTCGCCGATCTGGCCGGGGCCTCGCCGTCGTCGCGCGGCGCCCTGGCCTTCGAGGCGGCGGTGGGCGGCCGCGACCTTTCCGCCGACCTGGTCCTTGATCTCACCGGCCAGCCCGCGCTGCTGGCGCCGCGTGACGGCTGGTTCAGGGTCGATCCCCGCGACAAGGTGGCGCTGGAACGCGCCCTGGCCGAGATCGGCGGGCTGGTGGGCGAGTTCGAAAAGCCCCGCTGGATCAGGATCGAGGCCGCCATCTGTGCCCATTCGCGCAACGGGCAGGTGGCCTGCACCCGCTGTCTCGACGCCTGTCCCTCGGGGGCGCTCAGCCCCCTGGGCGATGCCGCTTCGGTGGATGCCCATGTGTGCGGCGGGCACGGCTCCTGCGCGGCGGTCTGTCCGACCGGCGCCATCCGCTTCGACGTGCCGGCCGGCAACGGCCTGTACAACCGGCTGGGGGCATTGCTGGAGACCCATCGGGCGGCGGGGGGCGGCTCGCCCGTCTTGCTGGTTCATGAGGAGGCGGGGGGCGAGGCGCTGTCCGCCCTGTCCCGCTTCGGCGATGGCCTGCCGGCCGACGTGATTCCCATGCAGGTGGCGGCGGTGGCGGCGCTGGGGCCGGATTTCCTGCTGTCCGCCTTGTCCAAGGGGGCGGGCGAAGTGGTGGTGCTGGCCGATCCGGCCAGGCGCAACGATCTGGATGGCGTCCGTTCCGCCGTGGCGCTGGCCAACCGGGTGGCCGAGGGGCTGGGCTGGCCCTGCCGGACCCGGCTGGAGACCGAGGCCGATCCCGCCGCCATCGCACCGCTGATCGCCGCCCGGGCGCCCAAGGCGGTGGACCCCGCCGCCGAGTTCCTGGTGTTGGGCGGCAAGCGTCAGACGCTGGGGCTGGCGCTCACCCATCTGCACCGCCATGCCCCCAATCCGGTGGATGTGCTGGCGCTGGAGCCCGGCGATCCCTTCGGTACCATCGTCGTGGATCAGGCCAAGTGCACGCTGTGCATGGCCTGCGTCTCCGCCTGTCCGCCCCATGCGCTGTCGGGCCATCCCGACAAGCCGTCGCTGGGCATTCAGGAGGTCAATTGCGTCCAGTGCGGCCTGTGCCGCGTCACTTGCCCGGAAAAGGCGGTGACCCTGGTGCCGCGCCTGGCCTTCGGTCCCGATACCAGGGTGCGTGCCGTACTGAAGGAGGAGGAGCCCTATCAGTGTATCCGCTGCGGCAAGCCCTTCGCCTCCAAGTCGGTGATCGAGCGCATGACCGAGCGCATGAGCGGCCACGCCATGTTCAAGGGCACCGGCAAGCTGGACCTCATCAAGATGTGCGAGGATTGCCGCGTGGTGGCCCAATATGAGTTGGAGGTGGGCAACCGCCCCCTGGCCGGTGCCGCGCCGCCGGTTACCCGTACCACCGAGGATTACCTGAAGGAGCGGGACGGCAAGAGCTAA
- the fdhD gene encoding formate dehydrogenase accessory sulfurtransferase FdhD → MNDKDMLVRPDPDDRRLYQTVTGIDQTGASVPADIINERPLTIFLNGREIVTAMTIGDYPEYLALGYLLNQNMLRADDEVKAVDYDEEIETVVVRTTRQTDYEEKLKKKIQTSGCAMGTVFGDVMEKFETVSLPTDERFHTSWLYGLQKSINTMPSLYLKTGAIHGCVLCEEDRPLIYMEDVGRHNAMDKIAGYMFRHGLSTQGKSLYTTGRLTSEMVIKTVQMGIPVLLSRSGFTAWGVELARKAGLTLIGRAKGRRFTALAGTERIVFDADPSQATEEPGHLSRKGSRDDD, encoded by the coding sequence ATGAACGACAAAGACATGCTGGTGCGTCCCGATCCCGACGACCGGCGCCTTTACCAGACCGTCACCGGAATCGATCAGACCGGAGCCAGTGTTCCCGCCGACATCATCAACGAGCGGCCGCTGACCATCTTCCTCAACGGCCGCGAAATCGTCACCGCCATGACCATCGGCGACTACCCGGAATATCTGGCGCTGGGCTATCTGCTGAACCAGAACATGCTGCGCGCCGACGACGAGGTCAAAGCCGTCGATTACGACGAGGAGATCGAGACCGTGGTGGTGCGCACCACGCGGCAGACCGATTACGAGGAAAAGCTGAAGAAGAAGATCCAGACCTCGGGCTGCGCCATGGGCACGGTGTTCGGCGACGTCATGGAGAAGTTCGAGACGGTCAGCCTGCCCACCGACGAGCGCTTTCACACCTCCTGGCTCTACGGCCTTCAGAAGTCCATCAACACCATGCCCAGCCTCTACCTCAAGACAGGCGCCATCCACGGCTGCGTGCTGTGCGAGGAGGACCGGCCGCTGATCTATATGGAAGACGTCGGCCGCCACAACGCCATGGACAAGATCGCCGGCTATATGTTCCGCCACGGTCTGTCCACCCAGGGCAAGAGCCTCTACACCACCGGCCGGTTGACCAGCGAGATGGTGATCAAGACGGTGCAGATGGGCATTCCGGTGCTGCTGTCGCGCTCGGGCTTCACCGCCTGGGGCGTCGAACTGGCGCGCAAGGCGGGCCTGACCCTGATCGGCCGCGCCAAGGGCAGGCGCTTCACCGCCCTGGCCGGTACCGAACGCATCGTCTTCGACGCCGATCCGTCCCAGGCGACGGAAGAGCCCGGCCATCTGTCACGCAAGGGAAGCCGCGACGATGACTGA
- the mobA gene encoding molybdenum cofactor guanylyltransferase MobA yields the protein MTEMVPPPSSNIAGLILAGGLSRRMGGGDKPLITVGGQSLLERVIERLSPQVGPMVLNANGDPARFADTTLPVVPDVIDGYGGPLVGVLTGLEWLRDHTIGVEWMVSCAADTPLFPADLVERLFRAVTERGADIAVAKTGDQAHPVFALWPLRLAGDLRRAVVDEDMRKIDAWTERYKVVHVEWPTRPHDPFFNVNTPEDVVRLGMILDGSLPAEPPLQAETGIAMLIERRDGTTQWIKESWRPLEALADTPGAAPWTLLSRGEGFEHYLATGVKVVLHRSDLTSYRYNLGGLEPRLYVVLRQTGETEAPVRVVMATIAPDEAQAMSESGEDMVDGVPLPRPLFDWAMAFCACHPPDEPMKKRKRDKLDSDKVFGAKGRS from the coding sequence ATGACTGAGATGGTTCCGCCCCCCTCCTCCAACATCGCCGGGCTGATCCTGGCCGGCGGCTTGTCGCGGCGCATGGGCGGCGGCGACAAGCCGCTGATCACCGTGGGCGGCCAGAGCCTGCTGGAGCGGGTGATCGAGCGCCTGTCGCCCCAGGTGGGCCCCATGGTGCTCAACGCCAACGGCGACCCCGCCCGCTTCGCCGACACCACCTTACCGGTGGTGCCCGACGTGATCGACGGCTATGGCGGACCGCTGGTCGGCGTGCTGACCGGCCTGGAATGGCTTAGGGACCACACCATCGGCGTCGAGTGGATGGTGAGCTGCGCCGCCGATACGCCGCTGTTCCCGGCCGATCTGGTGGAGCGCCTGTTCCGCGCCGTCACCGAGCGGGGCGCCGACATCGCCGTGGCCAAGACCGGCGATCAGGCCCATCCGGTCTTCGCCCTGTGGCCGCTGCGCCTGGCCGGCGATCTGCGCCGCGCCGTGGTCGACGAGGACATGCGCAAGATCGATGCCTGGACCGAGCGCTACAAGGTGGTCCACGTGGAGTGGCCGACCCGGCCCCACGATCCGTTCTTCAACGTCAACACGCCCGAGGACGTGGTGCGCCTCGGCATGATCCTCGACGGCAGCCTGCCCGCCGAGCCGCCGCTGCAGGCCGAAACCGGCATCGCCATGCTGATCGAGCGCCGCGACGGCACCACCCAGTGGATCAAGGAATCCTGGCGGCCGCTGGAGGCCCTGGCCGATACGCCGGGCGCCGCCCCCTGGACGCTGCTCAGCCGGGGCGAGGGTTTCGAGCATTATCTGGCGACCGGCGTGAAGGTGGTGCTGCACCGCTCGGACCTCACCTCCTACCGCTACAATCTCGGCGGGCTGGAACCCCGGCTTTACGTGGTGCTGCGCCAGACCGGCGAGACCGAGGCACCGGTCAGGGTGGTGATGGCCACCATCGCCCCCGACGAAGCCCAGGCCATGAGCGAAAGCGGCGAGGACATGGTGGACGGCGTCCCCCTGCCCCGTCCGCTGTTCGATTGGGCCATGGCGTTTTGCGCCTGTCACCCGCCGGACGAGCCCATGAAGAAGAGAAAGCGCGACAAGCTGGATTCCGACAAGGTCTTCGGGGCCAAGGGACGATCATGA
- a CDS encoding DUF3306 domain-containing protein, protein MSGEPFLSRWSRRKLDAKAEPAPPPAEEAKRPEPVPEPPPPDLPPVESLGKDSDYSVFLKAGVPRELKQAALQKLWEADPALMAPEIMDLHMGDYTSPVGEVVKTAWRLGKGALDAAELAAEAEEKAKITPPDQDS, encoded by the coding sequence ATGAGCGGCGAACCCTTCCTGTCGCGCTGGTCGCGGCGCAAGCTCGACGCCAAGGCCGAGCCGGCGCCTCCACCGGCCGAGGAAGCCAAGAGGCCGGAACCGGTTCCCGAGCCGCCTCCCCCCGACCTTCCCCCCGTGGAGTCCCTGGGCAAAGACTCCGACTATTCCGTCTTCCTGAAGGCGGGCGTACCGCGGGAACTGAAGCAGGCGGCGCTGCAAAAACTGTGGGAAGCCGATCCGGCCCTGATGGCGCCGGAAATCATGGACCTGCACATGGGCGACTACACGTCTCCGGTCGGCGAGGTGGTCAAGACTGCATGGCGGCTTGGCAAGGGCGCGCTGGACGCCGCCGAACTGGCGGCCGAAGCCGAGGAGAAGGCTAAGATTACGCCTCCTGACCAGGACTCCTGA
- a CDS encoding molecular chaperone TorD family protein, translated as MRAVTALQGTAEDDFLRARFYGLLATLLVAPPTEELLRRLAAMGTDATPLGTALGHLAQAAAVADADQVADEFASLFVGVTGGEILPYGSWYLTGFLHEKPLAELRDDMARLGIERSPGVSEPEDHAASLCEMMQGLISGLFGEPLDLPAQKTFFQTHLGSWMPRFLADLDKAPSARFYRAVAEIGRVFLEIEVQAFAMVD; from the coding sequence ATGAGGGCGGTGACGGCACTCCAAGGCACGGCCGAGGACGACTTCCTGCGCGCACGCTTCTACGGCCTCCTGGCGACCCTGCTGGTCGCCCCGCCGACGGAGGAATTGCTGCGCCGTCTGGCCGCCATGGGTACCGATGCGACACCGCTCGGCACCGCCCTGGGCCATCTGGCCCAAGCCGCCGCCGTCGCCGATGCCGATCAGGTCGCCGATGAATTCGCCTCCCTGTTCGTGGGTGTGACCGGCGGCGAGATTCTGCCCTACGGCTCGTGGTACCTGACCGGCTTCCTGCACGAAAAGCCGCTGGCCGAACTGCGCGACGACATGGCCCGCTTAGGCATCGAGCGCTCGCCCGGCGTGTCCGAGCCCGAGGATCACGCCGCCTCGCTGTGCGAGATGATGCAGGGACTGATCTCCGGCCTGTTCGGCGAGCCCCTGGACCTGCCCGCGCAGAAGACGTTCTTCCAGACCCATTTGGGGAGCTGGATGCCCCGTTTCCTGGCCGATCTCGACAAGGCCCCCTCCGCCCGCTTCTACCGCGCGGTGGCGGAGATCGGCCGGGTGTTCCTGGAGATCGAAGTCCAGGCTTTCGCCATGGTGGACTGA
- a CDS encoding formate dehydrogenase subunit alpha, whose product MLIKKRDGEARKSALSETLASVAGGAMDRRAFLRRSGLTAGGAALLGGIGAGTVRKAEAVPAAPDPKAEVKKAICTHCSVGCTVNAEVSNGVWIGQEPAFDSPINLGSHCAKGAAVREHAHGDRRLKYPMKLEGGKYKRISWEQAINEVGDRLLKIRDTAGPDSVYWLGSAKFSNEQSYLMRKFAALWGTNNVDHQARICHSTTVAGVAQTWGYGAMTNSYNDIHNSKAMFFIGSNAAEAHPVAMMHILKAKEQNKAPLIVCDPRFTRTAAHADEYVRMRPGTDVPLIWGILWHIFENGWDDKEFIRKRVWGMEQVRAEVAKWTPEETERVTGVPGAQLKRVAQTLATHRPGTVVWCMGGTQHTVGNANVRAYCILQLALGNLGVSGGGTNIFRGHDNVQGATDMGLDVTTLPAYYGLAAPAWKHWARVWGLDYDYIKGRFKTPELMEAPGIPVSRWYDGVNEAKENIAQPEPIKAMVYWGHAPNSQTRQPELKKAMEKLDTLVIIDPYPTVSAVLHDRTDGVYLLPAATQFEVDGSRTASNRSLQWSEQVIKPMFECKGDHEIMYLLAQKFGFGAELCKNIKVDGTVPLIEDILREINRGAWTIGYTGQSPERLKAHMANQQTFDKTTLRAVGGPCDGDYYGLPWPCWGNAATLKHPGTPNLYDTSKPVKDGGLNFRALFPEYKGESLLAVDSWPEGSELPAGHPGFTYGMLKKLGWDKDLSAEELATIQKIGGEKADDVAWTIDMSGGIQRVAVLHGAAPFGNGKARAVVWNFPDPVPLHREPLYTPRRDLVEKYPTHADKKMMRLPFLYKSIQDKDVSKEFPIILTSGRLVEYEGGGDETRSNPWLAELQPDMFVEVNPFDANNAGVRAGDYVWVFGPEGGKVKVKARITERVGRGVAFMPFHFGGWFQGKDLRSKYPEGASPIVLGESTNTAQTYGYDSVTAMQETKVTLCRIEKFQA is encoded by the coding sequence ATGCTGATCAAGAAGCGTGACGGCGAAGCCCGCAAATCCGCCCTGTCGGAAACCCTGGCCTCGGTGGCCGGCGGCGCCATGGACCGCCGCGCCTTCCTGCGCCGCTCGGGCCTGACCGCCGGCGGCGCCGCCCTGTTGGGGGGCATCGGCGCCGGCACGGTGCGCAAGGCGGAAGCCGTGCCCGCCGCCCCCGATCCCAAGGCCGAGGTCAAGAAGGCCATCTGCACCCACTGTTCGGTGGGCTGCACCGTCAATGCCGAGGTCTCCAACGGCGTGTGGATCGGCCAGGAGCCGGCCTTTGATTCCCCCATCAACCTGGGCAGCCACTGCGCCAAGGGCGCGGCGGTGCGCGAGCACGCCCACGGCGACCGCCGCCTGAAGTATCCCATGAAGCTGGAAGGCGGGAAGTACAAGCGCATCAGTTGGGAACAGGCCATCAACGAGGTCGGCGACCGCCTGCTCAAGATCCGCGACACGGCGGGTCCCGATTCGGTCTACTGGCTGGGATCGGCCAAGTTCTCCAACGAGCAGTCCTACCTGATGCGCAAGTTCGCGGCGCTGTGGGGCACCAACAACGTCGACCATCAGGCCCGTATCTGCCATTCCACCACCGTCGCCGGCGTCGCCCAGACCTGGGGCTACGGCGCCATGACCAATTCCTACAACGATATCCACAATTCCAAGGCGATGTTCTTCATCGGCTCCAATGCGGCCGAGGCCCATCCGGTGGCGATGATGCACATCCTCAAGGCCAAGGAGCAGAACAAGGCGCCGCTGATCGTCTGCGACCCCCGCTTCACCCGCACCGCCGCCCATGCCGACGAGTACGTGCGCATGCGCCCCGGCACCGACGTGCCGCTGATCTGGGGCATCCTGTGGCACATCTTCGAGAACGGCTGGGACGACAAGGAATTCATCCGAAAGCGCGTCTGGGGCATGGAGCAGGTCCGCGCCGAGGTCGCCAAGTGGACCCCGGAGGAGACCGAGCGGGTCACCGGCGTGCCCGGCGCCCAGCTGAAGCGCGTCGCCCAGACGCTGGCCACCCACCGGCCGGGCACCGTGGTGTGGTGCATGGGCGGCACCCAGCACACCGTGGGCAACGCCAACGTCCGGGCCTATTGCATCTTGCAACTGGCGCTCGGCAACCTGGGCGTCTCGGGCGGCGGCACCAACATCTTCCGCGGCCACGACAACGTCCAGGGCGCCACCGACATGGGGCTCGACGTCACCACCCTGCCGGCCTATTACGGCCTTGCCGCCCCGGCCTGGAAGCACTGGGCGCGGGTGTGGGGGCTGGATTACGACTACATCAAGGGCCGCTTCAAGACCCCCGAACTGATGGAAGCTCCCGGCATCCCGGTGTCGCGCTGGTATGACGGCGTCAACGAGGCCAAGGAGAACATCGCCCAGCCCGAGCCCATCAAGGCCATGGTCTATTGGGGCCACGCCCCCAATTCCCAGACCCGTCAGCCCGAGCTGAAGAAGGCCATGGAGAAGCTGGACACCCTGGTGATCATCGATCCCTATCCGACGGTGTCCGCCGTGCTGCACGACCGTACCGATGGCGTGTACCTGCTGCCCGCCGCCACCCAGTTCGAGGTGGACGGCTCGCGCACCGCGTCCAACCGCTCGCTGCAATGGAGCGAGCAGGTCATCAAGCCCATGTTCGAATGCAAGGGCGATCACGAGATCATGTATCTGCTGGCCCAGAAGTTCGGCTTCGGCGCCGAGCTGTGCAAGAACATCAAGGTCGACGGCACCGTTCCGCTGATCGAGGATATCCTGCGCGAGATCAACCGGGGCGCCTGGACCATCGGCTATACCGGCCAGTCGCCGGAACGGCTCAAGGCCCACATGGCCAACCAGCAGACCTTCGACAAGACCACGCTGCGCGCCGTGGGCGGCCCGTGCGACGGCGATTATTACGGCCTGCCCTGGCCGTGCTGGGGCAATGCCGCCACCTTGAAGCATCCCGGCACCCCCAACCTCTACGACACCTCCAAGCCGGTGAAGGATGGCGGTCTCAACTTCCGCGCCCTGTTCCCGGAATACAAGGGCGAGAGCCTGCTGGCGGTGGATTCCTGGCCCGAGGGCTCGGAGCTGCCGGCCGGCCATCCCGGCTTCACCTACGGCATGCTGAAGAAGCTGGGCTGGGACAAGGACCTGTCGGCCGAGGAACTGGCCACCATCCAGAAGATCGGCGGCGAGAAGGCCGACGACGTGGCCTGGACCATCGACATGTCGGGCGGCATCCAGCGCGTCGCCGTGCTGCACGGCGCCGCTCCCTTCGGCAACGGCAAGGCCCGCGCCGTGGTGTGGAACTTCCCCGATCCGGTGCCGCTGCACCGCGAGCCGCTCTACACGCCCCGGCGCGATCTGGTGGAAAAGTATCCCACCCACGCCGACAAGAAGATGATGCGCCTGCCCTTCCTCTATAAGTCCATCCAGGACAAGGACGTGTCCAAGGAGTTCCCCATCATCCTCACCTCCGGCCGGCTGGTCGAGTACGAGGGCGGCGGCGACGAGACCCGTTCCAATCCCTGGCTGGCCGAGCTGCAGCCCGACATGTTCGTAGAGGTCAATCCCTTCGACGCCAACAATGCGGGCGTACGGGCCGGCGACTACGTCTGGGTGTTCGGCCCCGAGGGCGGCAAGGTCAAGGTCAAGGCCCGCATCACCGAACGGGTGGGACGCGGCGTGGCCTTCATGCCCTTCCACTTCGGCGGCTGGTTCCAGGGTAAGGACCTTAGAAGCAAATACCCCGAAGGGGCATCGCCCATCGTCCTGGGCGAAAGCACCAATACCGCGCAGACCTACGGCTATGACTCGGTGACGGCCATGCAGGAGACGAAAGTCACCCTGTGCCGCATCGAGAAGTTCCAGGCGTAA